A DNA window from Gillisia sp. Hel1_33_143 contains the following coding sequences:
- a CDS encoding exo-beta-N-acetylmuramidase NamZ domain-containing protein, which produces MVKILFKNTFLFVLIALVSCGRSSGQNIEDTKAVKSESATVIVGANRISEYLPLLKNKRVGIVGNQSSVIFKAETKDPNKISYTHLVDSLVALKVNIKKVFAPEHGFRGNADAGEHVKDGKDPKTGLNVISLYGDNKKPKPEQIKDLDIIIFDIQDVGARFYTYISSLHYVMEACAENNIKLIVLDRPNPNGHYVDGPILDPEFQSFVGMHPVPVVHGLTMGEYAKMINGENWLKNAVQCDLSVIAVENYTHQTEYSLPIKPSPNLPNDRAINLYPSICFFEGTNVNAGRGTDHQFQVFGSPTLNKAYFDYSYIPESKEGAKSPKHLGEKCYGRDLTNTKRLNHINLEWLIEAYNNTNSKSGFFNNFFAKLAGGNELQNQIESGLSEKEIRETWALGLEKFNKIRENYILYK; this is translated from the coding sequence ATGGTTAAAATATTATTCAAAAATACATTTTTATTCGTTCTTATAGCCTTAGTTTCCTGCGGAAGAAGTTCAGGTCAGAATATAGAGGATACCAAAGCAGTTAAATCTGAAAGTGCCACCGTGATAGTTGGAGCCAATAGAATTTCAGAATATCTACCTCTATTAAAGAATAAGCGAGTTGGAATTGTAGGAAATCAAAGTTCTGTAATTTTTAAAGCTGAGACTAAAGACCCCAATAAAATAAGCTATACGCACTTAGTAGATTCTTTGGTAGCTCTTAAAGTGAACATCAAAAAGGTTTTTGCTCCAGAACATGGATTTAGAGGAAATGCAGATGCAGGAGAACACGTAAAAGACGGAAAAGATCCAAAAACCGGTTTAAATGTTATTTCTCTTTACGGAGATAATAAAAAGCCAAAACCAGAACAAATAAAAGATCTGGATATTATCATTTTTGATATTCAGGATGTGGGAGCTAGGTTTTATACCTATATTTCTTCTTTACATTACGTTATGGAAGCTTGTGCAGAAAACAACATTAAGCTTATAGTATTAGATCGGCCAAACCCTAACGGACATTATGTAGACGGACCAATTTTAGATCCTGAATTTCAAAGTTTTGTAGGCATGCATCCGGTACCTGTGGTTCACGGACTTACTATGGGTGAGTATGCTAAAATGATAAATGGCGAGAACTGGCTTAAGAATGCAGTACAATGTGATCTTAGCGTAATAGCTGTAGAAAATTACACACATCAAACCGAATATAGCCTGCCTATTAAACCTTCCCCTAACTTACCAAATGATAGAGCCATTAATCTTTATCCAAGTATATGCTTTTTTGAAGGTACCAATGTTAATGCCGGAAGAGGTACAGATCACCAATTTCAAGTGTTTGGATCTCCTACCTTAAATAAGGCCTATTTTGATTATTCGTATATACCAGAATCTAAAGAAGGAGCAAAAAGTCCAAAACATCTAGGCGAAAAATGTTACGGAAGAGACCTAACCAATACTAAAAGGTTGAACCATATAAACCTAGAATGGCTTATTGAAGCCTATAATAACACCAACAGTAAATCTGGTTTCTTTAATAATTTCTTCGCAAAATTAGCAGGTGGAAATGAGCTTCAAAATCAAATAGAAAGCGGACTTTCCGAAAAAGAAATCAGAGAAACATGGGCATTAGGATTAGAGAAATTCAATAAGATTAGAGAAAATTATATACTTTATAAATAA
- a CDS encoding ABC transporter permease, translated as MNFEFFIAKRLISTKKYKSSISAPIIKIAIAAIAIGVIMMLVSFATGIGLQKKIREKIAAFNGHIFIESYDNNSSQVSLKPVSLDQEFYPEFKNVAGISHVQAVATKAGIIRTETDFEGIIVKGVGADFNSNNFNDFLVEGELPNFSNNLNDELLISSYLASRLGFALGDKVITYFPREGFDKSPLLRVFKIKGIYNSGFQEFDELYILADIRHIQRLNDWSKTEVGGFEVFIENFDELDQKGGEVYDNTNSFLDVQTIKQKYYSIFEWLSLFDFNIALIIVIMIIVAGINMITALLVLILERTQMIGILKALGGSNWSVRKIFLYNASYLIILGLFWGNLIGLGLLFIQKYFKIFPLNPETYYVTEVPVYIGWQYIVGVNLGTLILCVLMLLIPSVIISKISPVKAMKFE; from the coding sequence TTGAATTTCGAATTTTTTATCGCCAAAAGGCTTATAAGTACTAAAAAGTATAAAAGTAGTATTTCGGCACCAATAATAAAAATAGCCATTGCAGCTATAGCTATTGGGGTAATAATGATGTTGGTTTCTTTTGCTACGGGAATAGGTCTTCAAAAAAAGATCAGGGAAAAAATAGCAGCGTTCAACGGTCATATCTTTATAGAAAGTTACGATAATAATAGTTCTCAGGTTTCTTTAAAACCGGTTTCATTAGACCAGGAATTCTATCCAGAATTTAAGAATGTTGCTGGAATTTCTCATGTACAGGCAGTGGCTACAAAAGCCGGAATTATAAGAACTGAAACAGATTTTGAAGGGATTATTGTTAAAGGAGTTGGTGCAGATTTTAATTCGAATAATTTTAATGATTTTTTAGTTGAAGGAGAGCTGCCTAATTTTTCGAATAATTTAAATGATGAGCTTTTAATCTCTAGTTATTTAGCAAGCCGATTAGGTTTTGCGCTAGGAGATAAAGTTATAACCTACTTTCCTCGGGAAGGTTTTGATAAAAGTCCGCTACTAAGAGTTTTCAAGATAAAAGGTATTTATAACTCCGGCTTTCAGGAATTTGATGAGTTGTATATTTTGGCAGATATAAGACATATTCAGCGTTTAAATGATTGGTCTAAAACAGAAGTTGGTGGCTTTGAGGTGTTCATTGAAAATTTTGATGAATTGGACCAAAAGGGCGGGGAGGTTTATGATAACACAAATTCTTTCTTAGATGTTCAAACCATCAAACAAAAATATTACTCCATTTTTGAGTGGCTATCCCTGTTCGACTTTAATATTGCGCTAATTATTGTTATCATGATCATAGTTGCGGGAATTAATATGATCACCGCTCTTTTAGTTCTCATTCTAGAAAGAACTCAGATGATTGGTATCTTAAAAGCATTAGGAGGAAGTAATTGGAGTGTTAGAAAAATTTTTCTTTATAACGCTTCCTATCTAATTATTCTTGGATTATTCTGGGGAAATCTTATTGGTCTTGGACTTTTATTTATTCAGAAATATTTTAAGATATTCCCTTTAAATCCTGAAACGTATTATGTTACCGAAGTTCCGGTGTATATAGGCTGGCAGTATATAGTAGGAGTAAATTTAGGAACCCTTATTCTTTGTGTACTTATGCTTTTGATCCCCTCTGTCATTATATCGAAAATATCGCCGGTAAAAGCTATGAAGTTTGAATAA